GTGAGGTCTGGGAGTACTCACCTCCAGCTCTTCAGTATCCATCCCAGCTCTACTATAATACTTGAGAAAATCctaagacacagagaagaaatgCTCAGGGAGGTTATGAGAACATCCTCAAAAGCCCTCACATCCTCCCCTGAGGACACAGGTGAGGGCCCCCCGGAAGTCTGGGTGGGGAGCCTTAGGAACCCTGGGGAGACGAACGAGGAAAGGGCCATCCCAACCAGCCGTGCCCCCAGGAAACAGGGGGCCCCGACCTTGAGCAGCAGCTGGTATTTCATGATCCTCTGCACTGGTTTGATGAGGAGGTCGTTGAGCTGCAGGCGGTGCCCCAGCTGCTGCCGGAGCTCCTGGGGACAGGGACAGATGGGGTGGTGTTGCAGCCTGGAAAGCCTGCTCATGCTGACGATTCTGTCCCCCTTTCCCCGAGGTATCTCAGCCGCTGACCTCAAAATAGCTGTCCCCAAATTCTGATACCACATGCTCTGACTTGGGCTTATTCTGACAGTACACCACGTACATATGCAGGCGGCGCTCCTAACAGGAGTCAAATTCAAGGAAGAGCAGAGTGAGTGAGGAGAGAGGGCACATCTCCAGAAAGTCCTGACCCACTcccaagcccctcccctcctgggccCCACTCTCTCAAGCCTCACATGTTTGATGAATAGCTGAGCCAGCCAATCAGGATCCTTCAAACACCTCTGTAACTCCCGCAGGAAATAGCTGGAGGGGTAGGGAGGGAAAAGGTTGGTCAAATACCCCTACTCCAAGCAACTCAGAGCTGTCTGCCCTGGTAGTGTTCCCCGCGAAGTCTCTCCAAACATTCCTCGGGCAACAATGGGCCCGTGGGTAGGATACAGAGACCACCAGACATACGCCCCTTCCCCTCGCTCTCAGGGATCCATCACTCACTCTCGATGCCACTCGTAGATTTGCTGGATGTTCCCAAACACAATCCTGTCACGACCTCGAAGATTCTCGGGTACCCCCTGAGCAGCCATGGTGGCCATGTAACCCTGTGGGAAGGTTGGGTGGGAACATGAGTGTGTGGAGCCAGTCCTGGTGGGAACCTCCCCTCCCCAAGAAGTCCAGGATGTAGGGGAGACTGGGAAGGTGGGACAGAGGAGCAACAAGGCATCTCCTAACATTAGCcctggagagagggaaagggctgGGCCAGGGCTGGGAAGGGAAAAGGGAGCTACCTCTACAATCTGCCCCAAGTCGTCCACGTacattttctctgtctctaccAGTTCACTCAGGACGTACCTGGGAAGAGAACAGGTTTAGCCACTTCCTCCCTCCTGGactagaagccccttcattaCCACAGCCAACCTCAGGGGAAATTCCAAGTCTCAAATCTAAAATGTGAGAGACAATCCTCTGGAAGTTGCGCGACTGCGGGGGTCAGGGATAGAGAGTGTGTGGACACTTACATACTCATTTCCAGAGCCTTCTTCTGGTCCTCTTCACTCTCAGGGGCTTGGGACAAAGTCTCCTCTTCAGGTGGCTGTAAGGAAGAACATCCCAGAGTAAGCAAATGGATGCCTCTTGGGTGAGGGGAGCCACGCCAGACTCATTTCTTCATACCTGCGTCTTATCCCCAGGGCCCCCCAACAATGTGGTCAGCAGGGTCAGTTCTGGCAGCTCCTCTCCTGTGGCTAAAGCTGGTTCCAGCATCCAGTTCTGGGGGCCAGAGGTCAAGTCTCAAAGGTCAGGGACAGTAGCTGTGTCTCCCCAGTGACCAGTGGCCCCCTCAAACTGCCCTCTCCCAGCACCCTTCATGGATGTCCTACATGCTTCTCTGGTGCTCCCTCCTCACCTCATATGGTCCAGCCTGGccaccttctgcctcagtttccacactgAGACAATGTTTAGAATGATCCAACCATCTTCTCAGGCCACTGACTGGCCCTGGGGGTCCCGGGGAACAGGGGCCAGAGCTGAGGCCAGAGCTGGGGCCAGAGGGAGCAGCCAGACCCGAGGCAGCTGAAGCCGAGATACTCCCCTCACTGCCAGCAATGGAATAGGATTCtaagggggtggggtagggggagaaAGGGGGTGATAAATTTTGCTTCAGTTCCAGATTCAGGGTCCCTAGGGAGCTCCCAGAGTCTCTGCTCTGTGATGCTCAGCCCCTCTCCCTCAGGGCTCACTTTCTTGCCATCCTCATTGGAGTTGGCCAGGAGAGAAAATTTCACCAGGACACCCTTGGGAAGAAGGACAGAAAACACCTGGCTCCCTAGGCCTGGAACCTCCAGTTACATGTGGGGGTTCCCCCATATCTGAGCATGGCACCAATATGGGGGTGAGGGCAGCCATCTGGGAAGACACTGGAAGCTGGGGGTGGCCATCTGCTCTCCTACAACCCTCCCCCTTGCAATGGGTACAGACCATTCTCTGagaagggtggtggtgggggggagaaaAAGAGCTTAAGAGCCCATCTGCCACCCCCAGACCCCTCCTCCACCAAGTGCACTAGtcactataaaaagaaaagacttctGCAGCCCACCTTCCCAGCACATGCACAAACCCAATAGAGGGGGCAAGTGAGGAGAGCTCATCGGTGTTATCCTTGGCCTGGGCTCAGGGACAGAGGAGCTGTGATTTGGGAAAAAGTCCCTGGTAGACCCCCCTCATCCCTCATTCCTCCATCCCCCTGTCCTTCTTCAGATCTGAAGTAGATTCTCAGCAAAAGGATTTCAGGGAAGATGTGGTCTAGGCATAAGGGGATTGTGGATGGGTTTTTCTCATACTCAGTTGAGAGGagtcccctgccccttccccaattTCCTTAACTTTTAACTGTTAGAAATTTGAAGGCAAGAGGGGATCTTAGAGATCATCTATTAGGTCACTTTCCTGGAAAACACAGGTATAGTCTCCAGCCTCTAAATCCCTAGGGCCGGGACAGACACAAGTCCTGAACCCTCAGCCCGCCCCCCACTCAACACTGGGCCCTCGCGACCTTACACTCACCATGTCCCCCCCGGGCGAAGCAGCAGACGCATTTTGCCAGCACTTTTCGGATCACGCGGGGACAGGCACAGCGACCCCCCTTTTGCCCCCCCCGCATGGCGCCCGGGCCCCCCCACACCCCCGACCCGGGCGGGCCATGCAGGGGGAACCACGGGGGGCGGGGACGGCGCAGGGCGCACACCCCCCCTCCCTCCTACCCCGCTCCAggctgggggaggcggggggagggagggaataggAAGGGGGGGGTCCAGGGGTAGGCGGAAGTCTGGTCTGGAAAAGGGCTGGGGACTCTGCAGAGAGGGCGGCGCGGGGCCGGGCCGCCGAGCTGGGCGGGGAGCGTTTCCGGAGCCCAGTCGGTGCGGGGCCCAGGGTCCAGATGTCCAGCGGGAAGGGGAGGGAtggtggaggaggctgggccGGGATGCGGCAGCCGCTCCGGCCTCCCGAATTGGGGGTAGTTCTAGGCCTGGTCAGGGGAGGAGGCGGGGGCCGACTCCCCGAGTCACTGGCGCTGCGCGGGTCCCCGCCGAGCGGTGAGCAGAATAACAGGCCCCGCCGCCGGGTCGCCGCGGGGAGGGGCCTCTGCGGCCCAGCTCCGCCTTCTCCCTCGCTTTCCCCCTTCAGCCAGTGCTGGGTTCCCGCCCcaattcccctcccccaggcaccaCCTCGTACCCACTCCAAGTCCCCAGCGCCTCCGCCCCTCCTCTCTAGCCTGGGCTCCCCAGCCCCGGGTTCCCCCTCCCTCCCGCATCTCCGGCTCCGACTGCGGAGCACTGGCGTGGGGGTTAAGCCCGGCGGCGGGGTCGGCTAGGGTCGCCCCTCGGCCTCTGCGGCGGAGAAGGGCGCGGCGGATGGGGCCTTAGCCTGTGCGAAGAGGTCCTGGGGTTGGGACTGTCTCTAGCCGCGCAGGGGTGGACAAGGTCCCCCAGTAGGGGATGCGTGAATGGGGAGCTCTTTGTGGGGAACACAGCCCGGGTGCCGCCCTCTCGCCGGACCCTTCTTTCCTCCAGGCCCCGGGACTCCAGCTGAGGCTAATCACCAATTAAGGATAAGTCCTGGAGACTCGGCTGGCgaggggccaggggtggggcgCGGGGACACTACGCCAGCGGGGGCTCGGGACCCGCTGAGGTGGGGGACACACAGCAGGCTAGAGGGCGAGAAGAAGCGTGGAGGTCTCAGCGTCTATATGGGTCTCATGCAAATTAGATGCGAACCTTTATACTAATACGAGCAGCATATTTTTTAATTCGCCACTTTGCGCAGGATGGCAAActgtgccccaccccacccctagctTCTTACCGGGCAGCGGAGCCCAGGCGGGGACCTCGCGTTCGCGCTCCCCTCTCTGATTCCCCTCCATACAGTTAGATTCTGGCTCGGTCCCCCCCAGCCCTAGGGGGCTTCTCTTCGGGGGCTGCGGGGACAGAGTGATCGTAAGAAACCCGCCCTCCACGCCCAGCCTAGACCTCccgcttccccttctccctcctgtcaaaatccactttgttataaaaggGTCTTCGCCaaggctggggtggagggagcaGTTTACCCAAGAACGTGCCTATGATCCTCTTAATGGAACTTTTGGATTCCTGCGACTACCCCCGAAGAATTCTTGTTTGCGGGTAAATTGAGTTTGTGGGGTGCAGCCATCCTGAAGCCCCCTAAAGACCCCCGACCCCACCGTGGTCCCCCTTTCTTACCCCCTCCTGCCCGGGTAGGGCGCATGCGCGCAGCATGCCCCCCATGACCCCCAGTATCCGGTCAGTGCGGCCAGGGGCGGGGCGGTCCGGGGGCTTCATGCTGGACCCCTACCCTCCTCCAAGTTTCAGAGCCGAGGGGGCACGGAAGCTGGGGGGCTCTGAGGCCAGCGTGCGTCCGGGGAGTTGCCGCCGCGGAATCCGCCCCCTGCCAGGCTccgcccccactcccaccccagccaaACTTTTCAAAAGGGGTAGGgttgttcctttctctgcaactGTAGTTCAGCAACAAACCCCACTTCATCCTGACTCCGCTGTCGAAGCACGATCCAAGGCTTCGCAGTTTTTTATCTTGGAGCCCACTAAGTACCTGCCGTTTTCCCAGGCCCTCTGGAGGCAGAGAGCCTGGGGAGGCGCCCAGGGAGTTCCCGATCAccacccccttctccctctcagcAGGTCCagctcctcaccccacccccccaccccccaccccggcccacaGAACAGAACGGGTGTGGCATAGAGAGTtgcatattttactttatttttattaaattaaaagctACAGTCTGGCGGCGATTCCAGAACAGGGTAAGGAGGCTCCTTCTAGGGGGCAGAGAAGAGTGGGAGAAAGACTGACAAAGACAGAGACACAGGAGAGAAAGGACAAGGTTAAGGGAGAAGGGGTATTGTTTCTGAAGAATATATGCGGCCGGCTCTGCGGGGGCTCACAGCAGCCTGACCCCCCTCCCCGAGCAGAAATTCAGCAGTGGAGCAGTATTGGGGGGGGAATCAAgagaccctccccccacccaggtcCTTTCTCAGCTTAGTCACTGGAGCACATCGCAAACCAGAAAAAGCCAAGGGCAATGGGGGGGCAGGAAGACTGGGAGTATGtacaggggaggaggggagcagaGCCTGGGACGTCAGACtctgccagaagggagtggctcaCACTGCACTGAAGCACTCAGCCTGTGGGGCACGGGGGAGGGGATCGCCCCTCCTCCTCTGAAC
This genomic stretch from Phocoena phocoena chromosome 11, mPhoPho1.1, whole genome shotgun sequence harbors:
- the ARHGEF25 gene encoding rho guanine nucleotide exchange factor 25 isoform X1 is translated as MKPPDRPAPGRTDRILGVMGGMLRACALPGQEGPPKRSPLGLGGTEPESNCMEGNQRGEREREVPAWAPLPESYSIAGSEGSISASAASGLAAPSGPSSGLSSGPCSPGPPGPVSGLRRWLDHSKHCLSVETEAEGGQAGPYENWMLEPALATGEELPELTLLTTLLGGPGDKTQPPEEETLSQAPESEEDQKKALEMSMYVLSELVETEKMYVDDLGQIVEGYMATMAAQGVPENLRGRDRIVFGNIQQIYEWHRDYFLRELQRCLKDPDWLAQLFIKHERRLHMYVVYCQNKPKSEHVVSEFGDSYFEELRQQLGHRLQLNDLLIKPVQRIMKYQLLLKDFLKYYSRAGMDTEELEQAVEVMCFVPKRCNDMMTLGRLRGFEGKLTAQGKLLGQDTFWVTEPEAGGLLSSRGRERRVFLFEQIIIFSEALGGGVRGGTQPGYVYKSSIKVSCLGLEGNLQGDPCRFALTSRGPEGGIQRYVLQTADPAVSQAWIKQVAQILESQRDFLNALQSPIEYQRRESQTNSLGRPGGPGVGSPGRIRPGDRAQVSTHTPINGSLPSLLLFPKGQVARVPLSLDTQASSDIPQALHDSPPVLPIPNAPPCQARLAKLDEDEL
- the ARHGEF25 gene encoding rho guanine nucleotide exchange factor 25 isoform X2 — its product is MRGGQKGGRCACPRVIRKVLAKCVCCFARGGHESYSIAGSEGSISASAASGLAAPSGPSSGLSSGPCSPGPPGPVSGLRRWLDHSKHCLSVETEAEGGQAGPYENWMLEPALATGEELPELTLLTTLLGGPGDKTQPPEEETLSQAPESEEDQKKALEMSMYVLSELVETEKMYVDDLGQIVEGYMATMAAQGVPENLRGRDRIVFGNIQQIYEWHRDYFLRELQRCLKDPDWLAQLFIKHERRLHMYVVYCQNKPKSEHVVSEFGDSYFEELRQQLGHRLQLNDLLIKPVQRIMKYQLLLKDFLKYYSRAGMDTEELEQAVEVMCFVPKRCNDMMTLGRLRGFEGKLTAQGKLLGQDTFWVTEPEAGGLLSSRGRERRVFLFEQIIIFSEALGGGVRGGTQPGYVYKSSIKVSCLGLEGNLQGDPCRFALTSRGPEGGIQRYVLQTADPAVSQAWIKQVAQILESQRDFLNALQSPIEYQRRESQTNSLGRPGGPGVGSPGRIRPGDRAQVSTHTPINGSLPSLLLFPKGQVARVPLSLDTQASSDIPQALHDSPPVLPIPNAPPCQARLAKLDEDEL
- the ARHGEF25 gene encoding rho guanine nucleotide exchange factor 25 isoform X3; translation: MRGGQKGGRCACPRVIRKVLAKCVCCFARGGHESYSIAGSEGSISASAASGLAAPSGPSSGLSSGPCSPGPPGPVSGLRRWLDHSKHCLSVETEAEGGQAGPYENWMLEPALATGEELPELTLLTTLLGGPGDKTQPPEEETLSQAPESEEDQKKALEMSMYVLSELVETEKMYVDDLGQIVEGYMATMAAQGVPENLRGRDRIVFGNIQQIYEWHRDYFLRELQRCLKDPDWLAQLFIKHELRQQLGHRLQLNDLLIKPVQRIMKYQLLLKDFLKYYSRAGMDTEELEQAVEVMCFVPKRCNDMMTLGRLRGFEGKLTAQGKLLGQDTFWVTEPEAGGLLSSRGRERRVFLFEQIIIFSEALGGGVRGGTQPGYVYKSSIKVSCLGLEGNLQGDPCRFALTSRGPEGGIQRYVLQTADPAVSQAWIKQVAQILESQRDFLNALQSPIEYQRRESQTNSLGRPGGPGVGSPGRIRPGDRAQVSTHTPINGSLPSLLLFPKGQVARVPLSLDTQASSDIPQALHDSPPVLPIPNAPPCQARLAKLDEDEL